The DNA window GCTACGCACCGATGCAACTCGGCCTCGACGATGGCGCGCGCCTCGCTGATCAGTTCCTCGGCGCAGCCTGTCAGTTCCAGGAGCGACGAACGTGCGTCATACGGGTTGCTCGTGCGCCGCAGGAGCCTCGCCTCCACAAGCCGGCCAGCAACCTTGCTCGCCGCTCCCGCGGTGATGTCCAGTGAGGCCTGAATGTCACGAGTTCGGCACGGAGGATCAAACCGCACCGCTTCGAGGGTCCGGTATTGAACCAGGGATATCCGGCAGCCCTGCCGGAGCTGAGCGTCGAGGGCTCGTGCCACTCTCGCGTGTAGGCGATCGAACTCGACGTAAGCAGCGAAGGTGGCGCTGGGAGGCGCGTCCATCTCACGCTCCTCAGCGGCCCACTCGTCTTCAGAGAGTGGGCGAACGAGATCGCCAACTGACAGAGAGCGCCTAGTCAGCATCCCCGCCACCGACGCACGCGGTCGTTTGCTCGCACACCCGGCGTCGGTTGCGCGAACTTGCCCGAGCAGACCCGTCGAACCACCTGCACCTCCCTGCAAAAGGCAATCTTATCGATTATCGAGAGGAAACGCTAGGGTGAGGTTTCATTCCTCGGAATGGACTGTCCCAATGCTCGACCGCCCGTTGCCCCACCCGGGCCCGCGAGCCTTGGATAAGACTCCGGCAATGTGGCCAGGGCCACATGAGCCGGCGCTGCGAGGAAGTCTGTAGGCCCCCTCGGAGTGCTGTTGGTACACAGCTCGGGCGTAGAGGGACGCCCAGCTCACTGCGACCGCTGACCGCGCAGGCGCGGTCCACTGCATAAAGCAACATCTCGGGAGTGGAGCAAACATGCCAACCTCACACCGATCTCGCGCGCTCAGACGCGGATCAATCCTCCTGGTAGGCGCAATCAGCGTCTGCCTCACCGTTCCGGCCCTCGCCGACCCAGGCGACCGCGTCCAGAGAAACAACGAACGTCGTAGCGACCTAGTGCTACCCGACGGCATCGACAACCAACGGCGCGCACGCCCACCCCGGTCAGTCGAGGAGGTACCGCGCAAGGACCGCACGTGGCTCCGAGCCTCTCTCACGCCGCGCGAACGAGCACGCCTCCTTCTCGAACAGATGACCATCGAAGAGAAGGCTGACTTGATGACCAGCGACATCGGTCCTCACGCCTACTACAACGCACCGATCCCCCGCCTTGGGATTCCTGCGATGAAAATGGCGGATGCAACTGCGGGGATTGGTCCCCGTGGCTGGACAGTGCCGGGGACAGGAGATCGCGCCACAGCGATGCCTGCGGGCCTGGCGCTGGCTGCAAGCTTCGATCCCGAACTTGCCAAGCGCTACGCGAGCGTGGTGACCGATGAGGCGCGCCGCACCGGGCACAACATTCTCCTTGGGCCCAACGCCGACATCATTCGACAGCCCTGGTGGGGTCGTGAGTCGGAGACGATGAGCGAAGACCCCCTGCTCACGAGCGCGATCACCACCCCGTACGTGCGAGAGGTTCAATCTCAGAACGTCATCGCCGACATGAAGCACTACATCGCCTACAACCAAGAGACCAACCGTGCCAACGGGCAGAACACCATCGTCTCTGAGCGTGCGATACACGAGACGTACCTGCCACCCTACGAAGCAGCCATCAGGGACGCACGCCTGGGCAGCGTCATGTGCTCGTTCAACAAGATTGGTGGCACCTACGCGTGCGAGAACGACCACGCCCTGGGCGACTGGCTACGCGACGAGTTGAACTTCGACGGGTTCGTGATCAGTGACTTTGGAGCCGTGCACAGCACCGTTCCATCGGTACTCGCGGGAACCGACGTCGAGGCGGGAACGCAAGCGTTCTACGGCCCTCGACTCGTCCAGGCAGTCGCCAACGGGGAACTCAGCGAGGCTGACCTCGACGCTTCCGTGCTGCGCATCCTGCGCACCATGTTTCGGATCGGACTGTTCGACACGAACTACACCGTGAGTCCACTGCCGGTTCGCGCCCACGGTGCCGTGGCCAGACAAGTCGAGGAAAGAGCGATCACGCTGCTAAAGAACGGGTCGGGAGCCAACGCTGCTCTCCCGCTGAGGGCAAACGACCTCGACTCCATCGCCGTCATTGGAGGTGACGCAAATATCGCCATGGCGCAGAGCGGCGCGCCATACGTCAAGCCCACCTACTCCGTCTCTCCGCTCGACGGCATTCGCAACCTCGCCGAGCAGCGAGGAATCTCGGTGGACTACGCCCCCGGCACGGACCCGGTAAACGGCGCGTCCATGTTGGGCGGATTCCAGGCGGTCCCATCGGCGGTACTTCGCCCGCAGGAAGGCAACGAGGCCGGCCTGACGGCGTACTTCTGGAAAACAACCGATCGTGCTCCTGCCCCCGACGTGGTGCGCGTAGAGCGGCAAGTCAACTATGACGTCGCCCTACTGAGTGCCTCGGACGGGTTGCGCTCATCCCAGGTGCTGCCGCCCCCGGCAGCCAATGGGCAGACCGCCGGTGCCGCCGTATACCGCGGCACCATTACGCCGCCAACTTCCGGGGAGTACCGCTTCAGCCTGAGTGGCTGGGGGACGGCACGTCTCGAGATCGGCGGCAAGGAACTCATCGACATGAGCGGCGAGAACGGATACCGCACCCTGGAGTCGCAGTCGATTGACTTGCAGGCCGGAAGGCCATATGACATCCGCGTCGACTACGTCGCAGATCATCCGCTTGCAGCAATCGACCAGGGTGCACTCAAGCTCGGGTGGGAGACACCGTCGGGAACCGTCTCTCCGGACATCGCAGCCGCTGCCAAGATGGCACACAACAGCGATGCAGCCATCGTGGTCGTCACGAACTACGAGAGCGAGCAGCGAGACCGCGACGACCTTGTCTTGCCCAATAATCAGAACCAGCTGATCAGCGAGGTGCTGGCGGCAAATCCGAACACAATCGTGGTGTTGCAGACCGGTGGTCCCGTCGAGATGCCTTGGCTGCCGGACGCCCCTGCAGTCGTTCAGACCTACTTCGGCGGTCAGGAAGTCGGGTCGGCATTGGCGAACGTACTGTTCGGCCGGGTTGCACCCCAGGGAAGGCTGCCTCTTACGTACCCCGCATCCGAAGACGACGTGCCGGTGCCCAGCCCCTTAGACGGCATTGCGGACCCCGATGTGTCTTATGACGACGGTGTCTTCGTGGGCTATCGCAGCTACGCAACTACTGGAACTAAGCCATTGTTCGCGTTCGGCCATGGTCTGACCTACACCCGGTTCCGATATGGCGGGCTACGCCTCAACTCGGACAACAAGGCGCGGATCCGAGTGAGCTTCACCGTCCGAAATGTCGGCAGCAGAGCGGGCGTCGAAGTTCCCCAGGTGTATCTCGGTTCCTTGCCGACCTCGGTACCCACACCGGCTCGCTCGCTCGCCGGCTGGGCTCGGGTCCAACTCCGCCCAGGCCAAACTCGGCGGGTCACAGTGACGATCGACCGTCGTCAGTTGTCGTACTGGAGCGAAGAGGACGAAGGCTGGGTCACTCCGGCAGGTTCCGTTCGCGTCTTCGTTGGTTCTTCGGTGGCCGATACCGCGCTTCGCGGTACGGCGCGAGTGAACTGATCCGTAGCGATCACACCGCAGCGAGCGAGGCGTCCGTCCCGGTCGACCGGGACGGGCGCCTCGTGCCTGCCGAACCGTCACCAGTACCGAACGATGGCGGGCACGACCGACTCATTAGACCGCCGCTCACGGTCCTGCCGAGCGAACGACGAAGCATCCGCCGTCACGCCGAGCAGGCGGGGCACCGCGGGACAGAAGGCAAACGGTACAGCTGGCGAGCGTTCTTGTGAGCAATGCTGGCGGTGGCATCCGCACCGAGGTCGGATGCGATCAGAGTTGCGACCGGGTGCGGCTCCCATGGAAACGGCAGGTCGGAACCAAGGACGAACCGGTCCGCGCCGTAGACCTCGACCAGGAACCCCAAGAGACGCGGGTCGAGCACGACGCTGTCAAAGTACAGGCGGCTGACGCCCTCCTGGACGTCGACGTCGGTCTCGGACCACCCGATCTCGTGGTTCCGAAGCACCCTCGGCGCCACCGCGGCGAAACCTCCGCCACCGTGGCAGGCGATGAATGACAGCTCGGGGTGCCGATTCAGCACGCCGGCGTAGAGAAGCCGGGTCAGCGCGATCGCCGTCGGCTCCGCCCTCCCGACAGCGTTCTTGAGACCGGCGACGTTCAGCTCTCCCGGCACGTCGAGGCGCGTGGGATGCAGCAGAACGGGCATGTCCAACGCGGCGGCTGCCTCCCACACGGGATCCAGCTCAGCAGATCCGAGGTGAAGGCCGCCGGGAAGGTCCGTACCGATCATGACGCCGTGACAGCCCAAGGCGCGAGCTGCGTGCAGCTCCGCGACCGCTCGGGACGGAAAGATGAGCGGGATCGTCGCCATGGGGAGCTGGTGCGGGTTGCCCGCGCACATCTCGACCAGCTCGATGTTGTACGCGCGGCACCAATCGACCGCGACGGTCTCAGGCAGCGTATAGCCGAAGAAGTCGGTCCAGGGGCCTAGCAATTGAAGGGCTACGTGCTGAGCGGCAGACGACGCGGCAAGTGCGGCGGCACTCGTCATCGACAGAGGGACCGGGGGTGAGGACGCCATGTCGACGAAGGTCAACATCGAGGAGGTGCCGTTAGAGGACAGCTCGATCCCCGGAAACTCACCACGCCCCACACGCTCCAGCAAGGCTGGCGGGACCGCGTGAACGTGAACGTCGATCGCAGCGATGCACGGGTGTGTCGTCACTGCACAGCCTCGCTTCGCTCGGCCGCGGCGATGTCCTGCATCTCTGCCCAGATCCGCTCGGCGGTGATGGGCAGCTCCCGGATGCGAGCACCCGTGGCATGCTGCACCGCAGCAGCGAGCGCCGGCGCGACGGCCAGGATGCCGCCCTCGGCGAGCCCCTTGCTCCCTTGTGGTCCGGGACCGTCGCCGTTCTCTTGGAACAAGCTCACCGACTCGCGCGGAATGTCGACGATCGAGGGGATCCGATAGTCGAGCGAGCTTCCGTTGAGCAACGCACCCTCTCGGTAGACGAGCTGTTCCGACAGGGCCAGGCCCATTCCCATGACGACGCCGCCTTCATCGAGTCCGATCGCTCGGGTTCGGTTGATGATGCGTCCGGCGTCGGTGACGTGGACGACGCGG is part of the Nocardioides conyzicola genome and encodes:
- a CDS encoding glycoside hydrolase family 3 C-terminal domain-containing protein yields the protein MTSDIGPHAYYNAPIPRLGIPAMKMADATAGIGPRGWTVPGTGDRATAMPAGLALAASFDPELAKRYASVVTDEARRTGHNILLGPNADIIRQPWWGRESETMSEDPLLTSAITTPYVREVQSQNVIADMKHYIAYNQETNRANGQNTIVSERAIHETYLPPYEAAIRDARLGSVMCSFNKIGGTYACENDHALGDWLRDELNFDGFVISDFGAVHSTVPSVLAGTDVEAGTQAFYGPRLVQAVANGELSEADLDASVLRILRTMFRIGLFDTNYTVSPLPVRAHGAVARQVEERAITLLKNGSGANAALPLRANDLDSIAVIGGDANIAMAQSGAPYVKPTYSVSPLDGIRNLAEQRGISVDYAPGTDPVNGASMLGGFQAVPSAVLRPQEGNEAGLTAYFWKTTDRAPAPDVVRVERQVNYDVALLSASDGLRSSQVLPPPAANGQTAGAAVYRGTITPPTSGEYRFSLSGWGTARLEIGGKELIDMSGENGYRTLESQSIDLQAGRPYDIRVDYVADHPLAAIDQGALKLGWETPSGTVSPDIAAAAKMAHNSDAAIVVVTNYESEQRDRDDLVLPNNQNQLISEVLAANPNTIVVLQTGGPVEMPWLPDAPAVVQTYFGGQEVGSALANVLFGRVAPQGRLPLTYPASEDDVPVPSPLDGIADPDVSYDDGVFVGYRSYATTGTKPLFAFGHGLTYTRFRYGGLRLNSDNKARIRVSFTVRNVGSRAGVEVPQVYLGSLPTSVPTPARSLAGWARVQLRPGQTRRVTVTIDRRQLSYWSEEDEGWVTPAGSVRVFVGSSVADTALRGTARVN
- a CDS encoding MarR family winged helix-turn-helix transcriptional regulator, producing MDAPPSATFAAYVEFDRLHARVARALDAQLRQGCRISLVQYRTLEAVRFDPPCRTRDIQASLDITAGAASKVAGRLVEARLLRRTSNPYDARSSLLELTGCAEELISEARAIVEAELHRCVAGLLNDDRLLHLRLFLAASSGAADGTISEG
- a CDS encoding amidohydrolase family protein, encoding MTTHPCIAAIDVHVHAVPPALLERVGRGEFPGIELSSNGTSSMLTFVDMASSPPVPLSMTSAAALAASSAAQHVALQLLGPWTDFFGYTLPETVAVDWCRAYNIELVEMCAGNPHQLPMATIPLIFPSRAVAELHAARALGCHGVMIGTDLPGGLHLGSAELDPVWEAAAALDMPVLLHPTRLDVPGELNVAGLKNAVGRAEPTAIALTRLLYAGVLNRHPELSFIACHGGGGFAAVAPRVLRNHEIGWSETDVDVQEGVSRLYFDSVVLDPRLLGFLVEVYGADRFVLGSDLPFPWEPHPVATLIASDLGADATASIAHKNARQLYRLPSVPRCPACSA